Proteins co-encoded in one Setaria viridis chromosome 9, Setaria_viridis_v4.0, whole genome shotgun sequence genomic window:
- the LOC117839576 gene encoding ABC transporter G family member 50 isoform X2 has protein sequence MEFHGRHTCLSSQDPNSSSAANEEGHNDIELEMVAEESTNGAADAEEARKDMLLDSSKLGALKRREFFDNLVKCVEDDNLQFLQRQKDRIERVGLKLPTIEVKYENLCVEAESRYSGGNHLPTIWNSIKGVFSGPIRLFGSKSNNKVKINILEDVSGIIKPCRLTLLLGPPGCGKSTLLRALAGQLDKSLKVTGDISYNGYRLDEFVPEKTAAYISQYDLHIPDMTVRETLDFSARCQGVGSRAEILKEVKKREKVAGIIPDHDIDLYMKATITGATEKSLQTDYILKIMGLDICADTMVGDAMRRGISGGQKKRLTTAEMIVGPSKAFFMDEISNGLDSSTTFRIIKCFQQLANINECTMLISLLQPTPEVFDLFDDLILMAQGKIIYHGPRNEAHNFFEECGFRCPERKGMADFLQEVLSRKDQRQYWSGTDESYRYISSDKLSSMFEKYQKRRKLEEATVPHKSELDKESLSFNKYSLPKLELLKACGAREALLIKRNMFVYAFKTVQLSVIAVITMSVFFRTHMTTDLTHANYYMGALYYSMLLLVLNGLPEMSMQVARLPSFYKQKRYYFYPSWAYAIPASILKVPISLLDSIVWICITYYGIGYTATASRFFCQFLILCLLHQSVSSSYRFIASYAQTHILTFFYQFISLAVFLVFGGFVLSKSSMPGWLSWGFWISPLAYAQISMAINEFLAPRWQKETMQTKTIGNQILTNHGLYYNWYFYWISVGALLGYIILFYIAFGLALAYRKPIEYNGSIPRKCCINGQEEEIDIHKKSNDRANMTQEAKMVMPTMQLALTFRNLNYYVDTPKEMLKQGYPARRIQLLNSVTGVFRPGVLTALMGVSGAGKTTLLDVLAGRKTGGYIEGDIRIGGRTKVQETFVRILGYCEQVDMHSPQLTVEESVAYSAWLRLPSKVDEKTKSEFVDEVLKTVELDEIKDALVGRPGMNGLSLEQRKRLTVAVELVSNPSIILMDEPTTGLDARSAAIVIRAVKNISEKGRTVVCTIHQPSTDIFEAFDELILMKNGGKIIYNGPIGKQSCKVIEYFEKISGVPKVERNRNPATWMMDITSPSMEVQFNIDFASTYQESPLHRDRQELVKQLSSPLQNSDGLYFTYRFPQNGWGQFKACLWKQNIIYWRSPQYNLNRMVMTVMLALIFGALFWRRAKILDVLFLGVLISTGCNRDPLCLHPSNTLYIHHLPDNWLLLDSIQTPTVLLRHLLLSSFLYICWIAACFSNPKCSSCHNTGNIFQHNADTILRVYFTCTSNAKVVDLVVLPWPYILDTQCPIDLPVRKHRQGGQCIWRNQNCCCFLE, from the exons ATGGAGTTTCATGGAAGGCACACATGTCTATCCTCCCAGGATCCAAATTCATCTTCGGCTGCAAATGAAGAAGGGCACAACGATATCGAGTTGGAAATGGTAGCAGAAGAGAGCACGAATGGAGCTGCAGATGCTGAAGAAGCACGTAAAGACATGTTGCTTGACAGCAGCAAGTTAGGAGCTCTAAAGAGGCGAGAATTTTTCGACAATCTTGTCAAGTGTGTCGAGGATGACAACCTCCAGTTCCTGCAGAGACAAAAGGATAGAATTGAAAG GGTGGGTCTGAAGCTGCCGACAATAGAGGTGAAGTATGAAAACCTTTGTGTGGAAGCAGAAAGCAGATACTCCGGAGGGAATCACCTGCCAACTATATGGAACAGCATCAAGGGTGTTTTCTCA GGCCCCATCCGGTTATTTGGGTCGAAATCTAATAATAAAGTAAAGATAAACATTCTAGAAGATGTGAGCGGAATCATCAAACCCTGCAG ATTGACTCTTCTATTGGGACCACCAGGATGTGGAAAAAGCACACTATTGCGAGCTCTTGCTGGGCAACTCGATAAATCTCTCAAG GTCACGGGGGATATTTCTTACAATGGTTATAGACTTGATGAGTTTGTACCAGAGAAAACTGCTGCTTATATTAGCCAATATGATTTGCACATACCTGATATGACAGTAAGGGAAACTTTAGACTTCTCTGCCCGGTGCCAAGGTGTTGGGAGTAGAGCGG AAATACTCAAGGAAGTGAAGAAAAGGGAGAAGGTGGCCGGGATAATACCCGACCATGACATAGATCTATACATGAAG GCAACAATAACTGGAGCTACAGAGAAAAGCCTACAGACAGACTATATTTTGAAG ATCATGGGGCTAGACATATGTGCAGACACTATGGTTGGGGATGCAATGAGAAGAGGAATATCAGGGGGGCAGAAGAAAAGACTAACGACAG CGGAGATGATTGTTGGACCATCAAAAGCATTTTTCATGGATGAAATATCCAATGGTTTGGATAGTTCAACTACTTTCCGGATAATTAAGTGCTTTCAGCAACTGGCCAACATCAACGAATGCACCATGCTTATTTCACTTCTTCAACCAACACCCGAGGTGTTTGATCTATTTGATGACCTGATCCTAATGGCACAAGGAAAGATTATCTATCATGGCCCTCGAAATGAAGCTCACAATTTTTTTGAAGAGTGTGGATTCAGATGCCCGGAGAGGAAAGGGATGGCTGACTTTCTCCAAGAG GTATTGTCCAGAAAGGACCAAAGGCAGTACTGGTCTGGTACAGATGAATCTTACAGATACATTTCTTCTGATAAATTATCAAGCATGTTTGAAAAATATCAGAAACGGAGAAAATTAGAAGAGGCCACTGTACCTCACAAGAGCGAGTTGGACAAGGAATCTTTGTCATTCAATAAATATTCACTACCAAAACTGGAACTGCTCAAAGCATGTGGAGCAAGGGAAGCACTCTTGATCAAAAGGAATATGTTTGTTTATGCCTTCAAAACTGTTCAG CTTTCAGTTATTGCAGTCATTACCATGTCTGTATTCTTCCGGACTCATATGACAACAGATTTAACTCATGCAAATTACTACATGGGAGCATTGTATTATTCCATGTTACTCCTTGTGCTAAATGGCCTACCAGAGATGAGCATGCAAGTTGCTAGATTACCAAGTTTCTACAAACAAAAAAGATATTATTTCTATCCTTCATGGGCTTATGCAATACCTGCATCGATCCTGAAGGTCCCTATCTCCTTATTAGACTCAATTGTGTGGATATGCATCACTTATTATGGTATTGGTTACACAGCTACAGCTTCCAG GTTCTTCTGCCAATTTCTGATACTTTGTCTTCTCCATCAATCAGTATCATCATCGTATCGATTTATCGCTTCTTATGCTCAAACACATATTTTGACTTTCTTCTACCAATTTATTTCCCTAGCAGTCTTCCTAGTGTTTGGAGGCTTCGTTCTTTCCAAAT CATCTATGCCAGGATGGTTAAGCTGGGGATTTTGGATATCTCCATTGGCCTATGCACAAATCAGCATGGCCATAAATGAATTCTTAGCACCAAGATGGCAAAAG GAAACTATGCAGACCAAAACAATAGGGAATCAAATCTTGACTAATCATGGTCTCTACTACAATTGGTATTTTTATTGGATATCAGTTGGAGCGTTGCTTGGATACATCATTTTGTTTTACATTGCTTTTGGATTAGCGTTAGCTTATAGAAAGC CTATTGAATATAATGGAAGCATTCCTAGAAAGTGCTGCATTAACGGACAGGAAGAAGAGATTGATATCCACAAAAAATCTAATGATCGTGCAAACATGACCCAAGAAG CAAAGATGGTTATGCCTACTATGCAACTTGCACTTACATTCCGCAACCTGAACTACTATGTTGACACACCAAAG GAAATGCTAAAACAAGGCTACCCTGCAAGAAGAATTCAACTACTTAACAGTGTCACTGGTGTATTCCGTCCTGGTGTTCTTACTGCGTTAATGGGTGTCAGTGGAGCTGGGAAGACAACACTACTAGATGTACTGGCAGGAAGGAAAACCGGAGGATATATTGAAGGAGACATAAGAATAGGTGGACGTACCAAGGTGCAAGAAACATTTGTCAGAATCTTGGGTTATTGTGAGCAAGTTGACATGCATTCTCCACAGCTTACAGTTGAAGAGTCTGTAGCTTATTCAGCTTGGCTTCGTCTGCCTTCGAAGGTTGACGAAAAAACAAAATCT GAATTTGTTGATGAAGTCCTCAAAACTGTTGAGTTAGATGAAATAAAAGATGCTTTAGTCGGGAGGCCAGGAATGAATGGATTATCCTTGGAGCAGCGGAAAAGGCTAACAGTTGCAGTTGAACTTGTTTCAAACCCATCAATCATACTAATGGATGAACCAACTACAGGACTAGATGCTAGATCAGCTGCAATTGTTATACGTGCAGTGAAAAATATATCTGAAAAAGGAAGGACAGTAGTATGTACAATTCATCAGCCTAGCACTGACATTTTCGAGGCATTTGATGAG CTTATTTTAATGAAAAATGGAGGAAAAATAATCTACAATGGGCCAATAGGAAAGCAATCTTGCAAAGTGATTGAGTACTTTGAG AAAATTTCCGGGGTCCCAAAGGTAGAGAGAAATAGAAATCCTGCTACTTGGATGATGGACATAACATCGCCATCCATGGAGGTTCAATTCAATATAGACTTTGCAAGTACCTACCAAGAATCACCATTGCATAG GGACAGGCAAGAGCTTGTTAAGCAACTAAGTAGTCCACTACAAAATTCAGACGGCCTGTATTTCACCTATCGCTTCCCGCAAAATGGATGGGGGCAATTTAAAGCTTGTTTATGGAAACAGAACATAATTTACTGGAGAAGCCCTCAGTATAATTTGAATCGTATGGTGATGACAGTGATGCTAGCCTTGATCTTTGGAGCATTGTTCTGGAGGCGTGCAAAGATATT GGATGTACTCTTCCTGGGCGTACTCATTAGCACAG GCTGCAATAGAGATCCCTTATGTCTTCATCCAAGCAATACTCTATACATTCATCACCTACCCGACAATTGGCTATTATTGGACAGCATACAAACTCCTACTGTTCTTCTACGCCATCTTTTGCTCAGTTCTTTCTTATATATATGTTGGATTGCTGCTTGTTTCAGTAACCCCAAATGTTCAAGTTGCCACAATACTGGGAACATTTTTCAACACAATGCAGACACTATTCTCAGGGTTTATTTTACCTGCACAT
- the LOC117839576 gene encoding ABC transporter G family member 50 isoform X1: protein MEFHGRHTCLSSQDPNSSSAANEEGHNDIELEMVAEESTNGAADAEEARKDMLLDSSKLGALKRREFFDNLVKCVEDDNLQFLQRQKDRIERVGLKLPTIEVKYENLCVEAESRYSGGNHLPTIWNSIKGVFSGPIRLFGSKSNNKVKINILEDVSGIIKPCRLTLLLGPPGCGKSTLLRALAGQLDKSLKVTGDISYNGYRLDEFVPEKTAAYISQYDLHIPDMTVRETLDFSARCQGVGSRAEILKEVKKREKVAGIIPDHDIDLYMKATITGATEKSLQTDYILKIMGLDICADTMVGDAMRRGISGGQKKRLTTAEMIVGPSKAFFMDEISNGLDSSTTFRIIKCFQQLANINECTMLISLLQPTPEVFDLFDDLILMAQGKIIYHGPRNEAHNFFEECGFRCPERKGMADFLQEVLSRKDQRQYWSGTDESYRYISSDKLSSMFEKYQKRRKLEEATVPHKSELDKESLSFNKYSLPKLELLKACGAREALLIKRNMFVYAFKTVQLSVIAVITMSVFFRTHMTTDLTHANYYMGALYYSMLLLVLNGLPEMSMQVARLPSFYKQKRYYFYPSWAYAIPASILKVPISLLDSIVWICITYYGIGYTATASRFFCQFLILCLLHQSVSSSYRFIASYAQTHILTFFYQFISLAVFLVFGGFVLSKSSMPGWLSWGFWISPLAYAQISMAINEFLAPRWQKETMQTKTIGNQILTNHGLYYNWYFYWISVGALLGYIILFYIAFGLALAYRKPIEYNGSIPRKCCINGQEEEIDIHKKSNDRANMTQEAKMVMPTMQLALTFRNLNYYVDTPKEMLKQGYPARRIQLLNSVTGVFRPGVLTALMGVSGAGKTTLLDVLAGRKTGGYIEGDIRIGGRTKVQETFVRILGYCEQVDMHSPQLTVEESVAYSAWLRLPSKVDEKTKSEFVDEVLKTVELDEIKDALVGRPGMNGLSLEQRKRLTVAVELVSNPSIILMDEPTTGLDARSAAIVIRAVKNISEKGRTVVCTIHQPSTDIFEAFDELILMKNGGKIIYNGPIGKQSCKVIEYFEKISGVPKVERNRNPATWMMDITSPSMEVQFNIDFASTYQESPLHRDRQELVKQLSSPLQNSDGLYFTYRFPQNGWGQFKACLWKQNIIYWRSPQYNLNRMVMTVMLALIFGALFWRRAKILNNEQDLFNVLGAMYMGVIQLGVYNEHSIISFSTTERIVMYREKFAGMYSSWAYSLAQAAIEIPYVFIQAILYTFITYPTIGYYWTAYKLLLFFYAIFCSVLSYIYVGLLLVSVTPNVQVATILGTFFNTMQTLFSGFILPAHQMPKWWIWLYYLGPTSWILNAQLTSQYGNIGKEVNVFGETKTVAVFLNDYFGFHQDRLSIVATVITAFPIVVIILYTLSVEKLNFQKR from the exons ATGGAGTTTCATGGAAGGCACACATGTCTATCCTCCCAGGATCCAAATTCATCTTCGGCTGCAAATGAAGAAGGGCACAACGATATCGAGTTGGAAATGGTAGCAGAAGAGAGCACGAATGGAGCTGCAGATGCTGAAGAAGCACGTAAAGACATGTTGCTTGACAGCAGCAAGTTAGGAGCTCTAAAGAGGCGAGAATTTTTCGACAATCTTGTCAAGTGTGTCGAGGATGACAACCTCCAGTTCCTGCAGAGACAAAAGGATAGAATTGAAAG GGTGGGTCTGAAGCTGCCGACAATAGAGGTGAAGTATGAAAACCTTTGTGTGGAAGCAGAAAGCAGATACTCCGGAGGGAATCACCTGCCAACTATATGGAACAGCATCAAGGGTGTTTTCTCA GGCCCCATCCGGTTATTTGGGTCGAAATCTAATAATAAAGTAAAGATAAACATTCTAGAAGATGTGAGCGGAATCATCAAACCCTGCAG ATTGACTCTTCTATTGGGACCACCAGGATGTGGAAAAAGCACACTATTGCGAGCTCTTGCTGGGCAACTCGATAAATCTCTCAAG GTCACGGGGGATATTTCTTACAATGGTTATAGACTTGATGAGTTTGTACCAGAGAAAACTGCTGCTTATATTAGCCAATATGATTTGCACATACCTGATATGACAGTAAGGGAAACTTTAGACTTCTCTGCCCGGTGCCAAGGTGTTGGGAGTAGAGCGG AAATACTCAAGGAAGTGAAGAAAAGGGAGAAGGTGGCCGGGATAATACCCGACCATGACATAGATCTATACATGAAG GCAACAATAACTGGAGCTACAGAGAAAAGCCTACAGACAGACTATATTTTGAAG ATCATGGGGCTAGACATATGTGCAGACACTATGGTTGGGGATGCAATGAGAAGAGGAATATCAGGGGGGCAGAAGAAAAGACTAACGACAG CGGAGATGATTGTTGGACCATCAAAAGCATTTTTCATGGATGAAATATCCAATGGTTTGGATAGTTCAACTACTTTCCGGATAATTAAGTGCTTTCAGCAACTGGCCAACATCAACGAATGCACCATGCTTATTTCACTTCTTCAACCAACACCCGAGGTGTTTGATCTATTTGATGACCTGATCCTAATGGCACAAGGAAAGATTATCTATCATGGCCCTCGAAATGAAGCTCACAATTTTTTTGAAGAGTGTGGATTCAGATGCCCGGAGAGGAAAGGGATGGCTGACTTTCTCCAAGAG GTATTGTCCAGAAAGGACCAAAGGCAGTACTGGTCTGGTACAGATGAATCTTACAGATACATTTCTTCTGATAAATTATCAAGCATGTTTGAAAAATATCAGAAACGGAGAAAATTAGAAGAGGCCACTGTACCTCACAAGAGCGAGTTGGACAAGGAATCTTTGTCATTCAATAAATATTCACTACCAAAACTGGAACTGCTCAAAGCATGTGGAGCAAGGGAAGCACTCTTGATCAAAAGGAATATGTTTGTTTATGCCTTCAAAACTGTTCAG CTTTCAGTTATTGCAGTCATTACCATGTCTGTATTCTTCCGGACTCATATGACAACAGATTTAACTCATGCAAATTACTACATGGGAGCATTGTATTATTCCATGTTACTCCTTGTGCTAAATGGCCTACCAGAGATGAGCATGCAAGTTGCTAGATTACCAAGTTTCTACAAACAAAAAAGATATTATTTCTATCCTTCATGGGCTTATGCAATACCTGCATCGATCCTGAAGGTCCCTATCTCCTTATTAGACTCAATTGTGTGGATATGCATCACTTATTATGGTATTGGTTACACAGCTACAGCTTCCAG GTTCTTCTGCCAATTTCTGATACTTTGTCTTCTCCATCAATCAGTATCATCATCGTATCGATTTATCGCTTCTTATGCTCAAACACATATTTTGACTTTCTTCTACCAATTTATTTCCCTAGCAGTCTTCCTAGTGTTTGGAGGCTTCGTTCTTTCCAAAT CATCTATGCCAGGATGGTTAAGCTGGGGATTTTGGATATCTCCATTGGCCTATGCACAAATCAGCATGGCCATAAATGAATTCTTAGCACCAAGATGGCAAAAG GAAACTATGCAGACCAAAACAATAGGGAATCAAATCTTGACTAATCATGGTCTCTACTACAATTGGTATTTTTATTGGATATCAGTTGGAGCGTTGCTTGGATACATCATTTTGTTTTACATTGCTTTTGGATTAGCGTTAGCTTATAGAAAGC CTATTGAATATAATGGAAGCATTCCTAGAAAGTGCTGCATTAACGGACAGGAAGAAGAGATTGATATCCACAAAAAATCTAATGATCGTGCAAACATGACCCAAGAAG CAAAGATGGTTATGCCTACTATGCAACTTGCACTTACATTCCGCAACCTGAACTACTATGTTGACACACCAAAG GAAATGCTAAAACAAGGCTACCCTGCAAGAAGAATTCAACTACTTAACAGTGTCACTGGTGTATTCCGTCCTGGTGTTCTTACTGCGTTAATGGGTGTCAGTGGAGCTGGGAAGACAACACTACTAGATGTACTGGCAGGAAGGAAAACCGGAGGATATATTGAAGGAGACATAAGAATAGGTGGACGTACCAAGGTGCAAGAAACATTTGTCAGAATCTTGGGTTATTGTGAGCAAGTTGACATGCATTCTCCACAGCTTACAGTTGAAGAGTCTGTAGCTTATTCAGCTTGGCTTCGTCTGCCTTCGAAGGTTGACGAAAAAACAAAATCT GAATTTGTTGATGAAGTCCTCAAAACTGTTGAGTTAGATGAAATAAAAGATGCTTTAGTCGGGAGGCCAGGAATGAATGGATTATCCTTGGAGCAGCGGAAAAGGCTAACAGTTGCAGTTGAACTTGTTTCAAACCCATCAATCATACTAATGGATGAACCAACTACAGGACTAGATGCTAGATCAGCTGCAATTGTTATACGTGCAGTGAAAAATATATCTGAAAAAGGAAGGACAGTAGTATGTACAATTCATCAGCCTAGCACTGACATTTTCGAGGCATTTGATGAG CTTATTTTAATGAAAAATGGAGGAAAAATAATCTACAATGGGCCAATAGGAAAGCAATCTTGCAAAGTGATTGAGTACTTTGAG AAAATTTCCGGGGTCCCAAAGGTAGAGAGAAATAGAAATCCTGCTACTTGGATGATGGACATAACATCGCCATCCATGGAGGTTCAATTCAATATAGACTTTGCAAGTACCTACCAAGAATCACCATTGCATAG GGACAGGCAAGAGCTTGTTAAGCAACTAAGTAGTCCACTACAAAATTCAGACGGCCTGTATTTCACCTATCGCTTCCCGCAAAATGGATGGGGGCAATTTAAAGCTTGTTTATGGAAACAGAACATAATTTACTGGAGAAGCCCTCAGTATAATTTGAATCGTATGGTGATGACAGTGATGCTAGCCTTGATCTTTGGAGCATTGTTCTGGAGGCGTGCAAAGATATT AAACAATGAGCAGGATTTATTCAATGTTCTTGGTGCAATGTATATGGGGGTTATACAACTTGGTGTTTATAATGAACATTCGATTATATCATTCAGTACAACAGAGCGCATTGTAATGTATCGTGAGAAATTTGCAGGGATGTACTCTTCCTGGGCGTACTCATTAGCACAG GCTGCAATAGAGATCCCTTATGTCTTCATCCAAGCAATACTCTATACATTCATCACCTACCCGACAATTGGCTATTATTGGACAGCATACAAACTCCTACTGTTCTTCTACGCCATCTTTTGCTCAGTTCTTTCTTATATATATGTTGGATTGCTGCTTGTTTCAGTAACCCCAAATGTTCAAGTTGCCACAATACTGGGAACATTTTTCAACACAATGCAGACACTATTCTCAGGGTTTATTTTACCTGCACAT